DNA sequence from the Manduca sexta isolate Smith_Timp_Sample1 chromosome 25, JHU_Msex_v1.0, whole genome shotgun sequence genome:
CTCtgcacttatatattatatatatggtACTTGACaagtggtaaaaattgactaatcttcatGGACATCATCTTATATGCTTGCGTTCTAACTCCAttataaattggattttattattgatggagttgaggtgatttaaaaatacagtaacTTTGTCCATCAGGTTTGTACCATTTGTAAAACCTTGGTGGGTGACGtacttaaatgaaaaaaaattgaatacataagtatataacGTTGCTTTTCAATGCACTTCAATCCAATCAACTCGTTATACTGTAATAATTATGAAGGCAACTAATTACATAAATAGGATAAGGTGAGTATATGAATACAACAAGTTTAGCAAATACCTAGTTAGTCATATTTATGTGTATACGTACATAGCGGACATGACACATtgattaccataaaaaaaaattaaaaattatccaaacCGAAGTTAGTTTTATTGGAACAGTTTTCCAAAAAGCTGTAGTCAcaacgttataaaaataaagctatagACGTCCCACGAGGATAAGTGCTACATAGAGAGATAATGCTCGACATtagcttatatatttaaaacacacCTAACTACAAAGCTCACGCCACACTAGAATGTAACGACGTGCCCCCTCATCATAGCGTGATAGCCCGAAGACATAATTAGATATTTAaggtattaaaatttcatagaTGTCGCATGCAGTTTACGAATCGCAGAGATTTTGTCAAActcgtatttttttgttttaagactttatttaatatatggacacaatattataaaattctttaacagCTTAGATACTGCTTATTTAGTGGTACACGACATTGATAGTTTCTACCTACTTcggtacataataaaaataatctattgaCGATCGGTCATCATCTTGTTTACTTAGATaaagtaatgaaatataaatttcatcatATGAAATCGAACCCCGAACTTTCTACACTCCTTAAACTTATTGCATACGCTGTccctaaaacaatattatcgtATTTTAACCCTGAACTCATAATACCTAATTAGTACCTCTCCACCTTTTGCCAAGCTTATTGAGACCGGTCCTATGACGTGATATAGGGcgaatttattgtaataaaatcagGCAGAAATCCCAGACTCCGGgtcgatactgagcagaaaaactcaatataattttatcttaccCGTGATCGAACCCCCGATCTCAACACGacagacataatattataatacaactcAACACCCCGAAAcactaactttatttttactataactacttaactataataataaatacatcgaTAAATGTCTGTTACTtgtaccaataattataattattatactcttACATTGATTGATGGGACCAATTTCTGTAAGCatataggatatattataacttaaaggATATGCAGCTACCGTTTTAATTTATGATGGTTAtccgtaaaaaaataatgcgaTGAAAAGTtcctatatacttatttaagtcACGGGGCCTATTCCGTCTAGAGGAGTACATATATCTGACCTATAtggcaattacgggcgttcttatcgaaggacagctttaatAGTCGTACAGATACTTAACTAAAGGATTATTTGACTCTTTTGGCTAAGTATATGAGCATCAAACCTGTCCTTAGATTAGAATGTCCGTAagtgcaaaaagacggatatgcccccatAGATGGAATGAGCCCCCTGACTATATATTAAGTATCTCGTGCCGGCCAGCATCTAAGTATATCTTAgaccggcatgattgtgtcgaatggcatgagatacCTACCCATCTGTTGCTATTTGATCATTTATCTGGAAGACATCGCGATTTCCATCTAGTGCAGTGCAGTCACCTTGCCGagccagaataaaaaaaatctcattagaTACTTACTTAGTTcgcaaaatgatttttttatgaaagtatATTATGGCCACAAACTTtgccacttttgttttatatattgcatatttgtttaatttttttgttgtctgTTATCAACTTGATTATCAGCTGTGCAGACGTCAATAGTCTTGTTTTGAAGTTTGTCATAAGTGTCAGTTGTCACAACTCAAACTGACAAGGTGCAAGTTCTAATTTATTcggtgtacataatattttacttttaagtcTTTATTCCACTTGAAAAATTTTAGTTGATAAGAAACTATTCTAATATAACTCCAAATTAAAAATGGATATTCCGTATGAGGTAAGAAAACTTGTTCAGGTCACCAAAGATCTCTTcctggtttaatatttttttctttgtttgtgCTTTACATAATTTTTCACGTGACCAATGATAGATAGTCaatgataacattattttacttttatttattaaacaaacattGATAAACCAATAAATTTTGAGGGTATCGGGTTAAAGTTTACTATAATGTTCAAATCAATCAATTATTTCAGGTTTTAGTATATCTTTTTGAATACTTGCCGAAATCCGACAGAGCAGCAGCAAGTGAAACTTGTCGATCGTGGTATTTAGCGGCAaatgatcatatttttttgaaaaataaagtagctatattttacaaatcagTATTAAGTGATGAAACATTTTCACCTatcaatatatttgaaaatgcattaattacatattacaacTACCTATTTAATGAAGTTGAAATCACAAACAAACTCAATGATTTTTGGGAGAAAAATGGAGtgaatattaaatgtttgaCTCTAAGAAACTGTGATatttgtgaaaaagtttttgtacatattttgcAAAACTGCCAAAACCTTGAAGCATTACATATACAGAGTTGCAAAGAACTATTCATGTCAGGCCGTTTACTTGAAGGAAAGACAGAAGGTCTACTTGCAAATAACCTGGAAAACTTAAAATGTCTCAGTCTCTCTGGAAACCAATACCTGACAGATGTTTTAGTCAACAGGTTTATTTCGGCTGCTCCTTATTTAGAAGAGTTGAATTTGTCATCATGTTCTTTACAATTTCACTTGGGTCTGGTAAAAAAGTTTTACCCCCCTGGCAGTGATGTCTTTCATAATCCATCAGAAAgtgttttgacattttattttattttacaactgaTTGTTGCTAaagctaaaacaattaaacaCTTGTTATTTTCAAACACTCTGATTGACGGAGCAGCTCTAAAATCATTATCGGAAGTAGATAACTTAAAGCTTGAAACACTGCAAGTACATTCATGTGACCAACTTACCAATACTGGTATACTGGCGCTGACTACACACCAAACATTGCTCAAGGCACTTGATATTGGATTATGTACAAGGGTTACAGATCAATCTCTTGttcatatttgtaaaaatctaGTCAATTTGGAATATCTCAATATTCAAAGATGTAGAGCTGTTACAGATCTTGGTATAGCTGAATTAGggaaattaaagaaattaaaatcattGAACATATCCCAGTGTGAGCTTATCACTAAAGATGGATTAGAGAAAGGAATATgtgcagaagaaaataatgttttagaagAACTAGATATACATTCCTTAAATTTAGATCAAACTGGTGTTATAATGATTTCAGAAAAGCTCCCTAGCTTAAGTTCATTAGATTTGAGTTATTGTTTCAATGCTGTTACTGATACATCCATCCAAGtgatatttaaaaaccaagTATTGTtgcatacattaaaaataagccATTGTGACAAAGTATCTGATGCTGGTTTAACGGGTATGGGCAAAATTGAAACTGATggaaataatgatgatgatggacCCATTATGTCTAGTATGGATAATGTCCAAGCCCCTTTAAAAATCCACTTGGGATCCAGAGCTGAGGAAGAGATTATGCGAGATGCCAGAAGAAAAAGGGATGTAATGAGAATGTGCGAAAAACTGACTACAGATACTTATTCTGGCTATTCATTAGCAAGGATAAAAGGACTCAAAGAACTAGATATAAGTGGTTGTAACCGAATAACTGATGTTAGTCTCACATATGCATTTAACTTTAAAGAACTTTTCAATCTGAACTTGAGCAGATGTCAACAAATAACACATGAAGGAATAGTTAATTTGGTCAAAAACTGTCCAAGCATAGAGTATTTAAATCTCATAGATTGCTACAATTTGAAAGATGAAGCAGTAACAGAAGTGGTCAAAGGATTAAGGCGGCTAAAACAACTAGAACTGAGAGtgagttttattaacattttgtgAAACATTTTTGGGATATCTGAGTGGAAGGCCATattacaaagattttttaaattttatatgtaccttCATATATTAACCTAACTGGCACACACTAGTGcatcaatattaatatagttaaaatatgtTCTTGTGTAGACTGTATAGTGGCTATTGGTTAATTTGATCTCTATAGTATACTTAGTAAGTATTCATCAAACCTTAACATATCTGGTACTAcctaaatgataatattaaagtcTTTGGAACTGttctacaataataaaactgtaGTAGAGATCtaaatcttttttttgttttaattgaagTTCCATGATTACATTCTTTGAACATGAAAGCTAACAGTGCAAAACATAGATGTGTCAATAACATGTTCATTACAGGGATGTAATCAGCTGACGGACAAGACATTAGAAGCTGTAAGAAATCACTGTGAAAAACTCAAGTTTTTGGATGTACAAGGCTGTCGCAACATTTCGCCTGAACTGGCCTGTGCAATTGGGGCCCTACCTACTCTTCACACAGTATTGATGTCTAAACCTGGACCTTATGTTACTGACGGCCTTAAAAATAGATCCCCTGCGCCGGCGTTCCTGCCTGCACTAATGAGAAAATTACGCTTACACtagcattttaatatatttctatttatatcgACTAATTATgtcttgttttgtatttaacatgactatgtaatattattatctattatttatttatttcaggtgATATTTCGGTTTTAAGATCCTTCAATGGGATTTGATtgtcttaattttttgttaaattccgcgcattaatttttaagataataatgctgttttattttgtgaactCGTGTTACAAAACCTATTGTAACGGcttttgaaagaaaaatactACAACTGTGATTTTTTATCAGATCTCATACCAAAGATCATAAACCTATCcagaatatacatttttataaaaacaatattttgttgttcAATGATCAAATGTGGCGAAGTAggtttacaaatatgtattcaaAAAACATCTTTTTTACGTAAGTACCACCTTTAGAACCACAAAACATAAAAGTattcatataaaacatacaatttatttgacataaaatgtTGAAGTAAAATTGTCTCGGAAATGATTGTCTCAGTAATGGTATCTACTCTTAGCAACTATCGATACAAAAGATTGTTGATTTTTGGcggatttcaataaatgatcacAATTATAATCTACAATCCGATCCCGAGATTAAACCTTTAAGaagcatgtaaaaaaaagaCTGTTGATTGGTCCACTTTTGCAATGGGGCGAAAACAGCGTcgagatcatttattgaaaacggcggtaAAACATcattttctaaattaataatttgttttagtagCACTATTAGCCaccaattatttactttaacgtGCAAtcatttaatgaatataaaatataaaatttacattaaattacatGTCGAAAGTTGGGTAACAGGTATCCTACTTAATACTTACTCATAGTTACTTACTATATTCTTGTGACTCGGATTTTTATGTCTTCCTTTTCCCTCTGATATCAGCTAAATAACCAagatcatataaatatttcactcatttacatataagtatacagggtcattatgacattgcgttactaaatgaaaccacatatttgtcttcacctttgctgacattatgccaaaaatcatccatcaataacgaatattttcaccaaacaTCCTGTTTtaagttttctgattttttttatcattttgtagtttactgcgaatatggcgtgtgagtGAGTGTAcctatttctaactgaaagtatatTGCGGGTGCGACGAATACTCTTAGTGtggtagtagtggcattagctcgcattcaattaaaattacttttcattaatatttcttatgttcgaaacttacaagtttttgattttacatctacggctcaaataacttattgttaagtgttatttccaagtaggtAAGTATTTGGTTGCATTTAGCAATgtaatgtcgaaatgaccctgtataggtataagtattattatttgtctACCTTTCATACTAATAATTCTCTTTTGTGTCTCTTTTCTAATATGTCTTAATTTTCAGAACTACCTGCTTTTAAATATGTTCTGTCTTAGGTTGCTAGAAAATTCCTCCGCTGTAATCTTATATAATAATGCGAAACTTTGAAATGTGTGGTTTTTTGTTAGActagtaaaagtaataaaataatatcatggtCATGAAGATGTTACTCAATAGgtattattgtatattacaaattatttttatttatattacataattttttctaGGGTTTCATGAATATAgtctttaataatattgcaataaaattataattttgttatgtgaCGCGTTTAAATACCATCTAACCTTCAAGATCTCAGTgatttttggatgtttatttttaaccccCCAAAAAGCAATGCTAACCTAGCTTAGCTAGTTATATAATGCAACTGTGATACAAGTTTGCGTACCTAATAATTCGTAAGAGTACAAAATTTGGTCTAACAATTCCTTAATGTTCTCGACTTTTTAATgacataacaattatattttaatcatctatGTATCTACTATACCACGTAAACAAGAAGATAACCCATAAATCGTTATATTATTCGGTTGTTCTAATGAAACTTCCCAATATAGTATCAGGTGTACCTACTGTAAGTGAATCTGCCgaaaaaaataaggtattttaaaaatatcttgaacATAGTAGCttcaaatttgtaaatataaattacgtaTATATTATTTCTAGCAGTCTGTTCCTATGGTTAcctatttatttgaattgattTACTTGATCAcaatggttttaaataaaacacttacaagcttttaacaatattttattacattatcaatttaaaaataactgtctTATCGATTTGATACAGATACCCTAATCTTAAAGGTTCCTTATTTACTTTACCTTACTAAACtttgttcattataataatgtttaatatgttatacaaaggctaaaatttacaaattagtAGCAAACCAATAGCATCCTAAACACAACGTAGACAATCTACTCGACAAATAAACTATCTACGTAAATATTAAACGatacttatttgtaatataaacaataaatattttaatacatataacaaCACAGGGATAAAGTATACAGATTTACTCATATTATTGAcctttgttagaaataaaatatcttcattaATGCAATAATGGTAAATATCTACATACTTCTTAGTTGAAGGTTAGAGCCATTTTAAAAGTAAGTGCGCTAAAGACATATCTCAAGGCACTTTTTCCGGATGTGGCGAGGCATGCAAGTGTCTACTCGTTTATAAAAAGCTACaatcgtattatttattatcttaatatattttttaattgccaAATACTTTGACAAGcagtacaataacaaaaaaaggaTATTGttatcttatataataattattattcagtatATTGATTacatgcatccctcgcggtaATTACAGATCACATGCACTTCGTTATCCACACATTACACGAGAATAATAATTGTGCCTatgaaatacaattataatactatttattaaaaataacggGAGCTCATATTGTATTATAGCTTACACAATTGGAAcatatcaaagtaaaataacatttgtgTCGTAAAATATATCCCTGTAACTTAAAACCAGCAGTTACACTGCACAACGAATAATTATTCCAAAcgatattatctatattttagcCCGAAGTTCAttacattatatacttatatatattagatttacattttatagataatatttttgtgaaccTATACAAATACTTGACTCATAAGACACTAATTGCCTATGCATTATCACTGATCTTTGTATTTCATACCCTCCAACCACACCTTGAATCTGctcccaaaataaaaatatacagtagtaaaatgtttatttacgtgATAAGATACGCGGCAGGTCATGAATTGTCAAAACCAGCTTCGATCTACGTTTCGCTGCACTTTCTCGTAAGCACGACATACGGTCAGTTTATACACTGCTTAGTAGTTTTCATATTTACGGACTACAATAGATTTCGTTACACATCCACTAAGGGGATGAAAACGGGCATTAgtgtcataaatatattaatttggttCTTCCAAACAATTTACTTATATATGTGTGGACGTTATAGGTCGATTACCTAAAGCTGGGGCGTGAACACAGTCACAAACTGCGCGTGTGTAATCACTGTGAATGTATATACCGACGGGTACTATATATACTAGTATGAGTGCAAAAACAAAACTACAGGAGAGCCATTTAAACATTCTAAACTTTGTACATTTGTCATAGATCAACTGAAATCTTTGAAATACTGAggtgtaacattttaaaatttcaagaaTTTCTGTTGAAGTATGGcaaatttacaaagttttaaatttttaaaaggcTCTCCTGTAAAGTTGTATTATTGCACTTGTACTATTATGCATAGGACCCATCGATACGTCAGTTGTCATGAGGACTTATTTCTCACGCATAATTAATGTGAAAAAAAGCGTCATGTTTTGTTTCTAATATCTGTGCCTTCAaccataatatgaaatatttttttacatactttataaatatttattagtgtgAGTGAGTACTGTGAACGTACTAGCTTGCGGTAATCGACCTTGTTTTTCCAATGTATAGTTACTAGAAACAATTTACAAAACGACATTATGttcatattacttatatttattacataacatgcatatatgtatattgtatatattattttaataatgttaaggCACCAAAGCGACGACTATTGATGAAATAGGCAATCTAGTTAAaatggtttataatattatcatgaaaAGGCATTGAGTTTCAAAAATgcatatcatattaaaaaaaaagaaacaaattaattatcccTTCGATTTGCAATTGTCTTCAAATTTGTCTTTAAACTGTTGTTTACTTAAGACATTACGAAAGTTTTGAGATTCCTCATTCTGTAAAGTGACCTGGCTACCTTTACATTCTCAGTCAAATAACAAGGCTTCAGTATAAGAGTTCATAAGTCTTGGTTAATGCAATTTTACATTTTCCTATGTGCTCCAATGCTTATTTATACGAacagtttcatttataaattgctTACAGTGAGCAAGTTCACCAACAGCTTTAAAAACCTACAGTGTATTGTAAatcttaagtttttttaatgtcatgGGGGTAATTTCAAAACTTTCGTAACGACCTATACACATTCTACATATGAGAATCTACACTATTCCGGcaaaatcacaataattatcaaattctACATGTATTAAggttttaaatctttatttcgGTACTGTAAAACAGGATAAGTACCAAACTATGTAAAGATTTGAAACACTTAGACCGATAGAGGTATATGTACATGTCAAACACAGTAGGTGTAATTAAGAATCACCATTTTGTCATGTCGGTTGCACtagtttgtaaaattttaaattatgatgtGGAATAgagttaaacatttataatttatattccttttcatataaaagttcacaaaaaaatatatgattttatttaaatcgattTATCTGAGTAATAATATCGATCGAAGTGTCAAATCTTTAAGCATTGTGATACCTGTTTATCCTATTTTACAGTTTTGTGTAGGGCTGATATACTCGAAACTATCAATAATTTCCACGTCAAGATATTAAAATGTGATGTCTAATTTGAGGGCAACTAATAACTACCCAATAATCCCGTAAGGAGcgttgataataaaataatatagacatAATATTCATGCTAGCATTAGCACTTATACGTGACTTATTTTGCATAGAGATCCGAAATTCAGTCAGTTCGCAATAACTAGATGAAGCTTCTGATTATTTGTCCCACTGTGCCTAATTACTACTGCCCATTGGAACCATGTAATTGAATTAGTatctaaaaactaatttaatatttaaaaaccaaaccactaaactgattttaataaaaattcttttggATGcatctgatattattttaacaaacattaaaaaaatacactacgAATTGAGAATCTCGCCCCTTTTTTGAAGCCGGTTAAAAACTGGATCAAAGGCATTACGAATCAAATGAATATGAAATAGCCATACAAAAATTAAGCatcatttgtttaatttcagaTATGTTCCTTTGTCTTAATCTGACATCACACAGCAAAGCATAATAGGACTAAGCAAGTTTTTAATATCGTttcaatataaatcattttaatgagAAGTCGGAGGTCTATGGAAAATGAAGTTATTGTGCTATGAACCTTCCTTATTACATTTTAcagtatgtataatgtatatacaatataaatacaacattCCTAACTACAAGTGTTTTCATAAATACGCACGTTGATAAATTTCTCCGCACTTTAGTATGAGCGTTGTTTTTTTTCATTAGATGTAGAcgatgatggtaagtggtgaccgTCGCCAATGCCAGGGTCACAAGTGTTGGTGGCCTCAGTGCTTGAGTGTGAAGGAAGGCGAGCGCGCCTGCACCTGCGGCGTGTTGAGCGTGGAGCTGACGGACGGCGACAGGCACGAGTCCTGCGAGTTCTCACACTCTAGATCCGGCATGTTTATATCCTCAAAGTCTGGAATATTCCCTGTATACGAGATTAGCTGATTCCCTTCAACTGAAAGTTCCcaaaaacaacaattaaattcCATTGTataatgctataaaatatattaatttctataactATTCTAAATAGAGCTGTCAGTACAACGTACACGATGTGTCTTAATACGTAAGggacataaataattgtgtgacaaagtataataatataggtactaaaataaaaaaatatacctactcGTTTAACTTTATATCTACTTTGTATACATTCTCGACTGCAGACAAGACCctcaaaattaatttctatacaGTATCGAaaagcttataataataataacagataAAAAATCGCTATAATATAGTCACAATGTTCAGATTCATATAATGTCATCGAAGTCTGTA
Encoded proteins:
- the LOC115455171 gene encoding dynein regulatory complex subunit 6, which codes for MDIPYEVLVYLFEYLPKSDRAAASETCRSWYLAANDHIFLKNKVAIFYKSVLSDETFSPINIFENALITYYNYLFNEVEITNKLNDFWEKNGVNIKCLTLRNCDICEKVFVHILQNCQNLEALHIQSCKELFMSGRLLEGKTEGLLANNLENLKCLSLSGNQYLTDVLVNRFISAAPYLEELNLSSCSLQFHLGLVKKFYPPGSDVFHNPSESVLTFYFILQLIVAKAKTIKHLLFSNTLIDGAALKSLSEVDNLKLETLQVHSCDQLTNTGILALTTHQTLLKALDIGLCTRVTDQSLVHICKNLVNLEYLNIQRCRAVTDLGIAELGKLKKLKSLNISQCELITKDGLEKGICAEENNVLEELDIHSLNLDQTGVIMISEKLPSLSSLDLSYCFNAVTDTSIQVIFKNQVLLHTLKISHCDKVSDAGLTGMGKIETDGNNDDDGPIMSSMDNVQAPLKIHLGSRAEEEIMRDARRKRDVMRMCEKLTTDTYSGYSLARIKGLKELDISGCNRITDVSLTYAFNFKELFNLNLSRCQQITHEGIVNLVKNCPSIEYLNLIDCYNLKDEAVTEVVKGLRRLKQLELRGCNQLTDKTLEAVRNHCEKLKFLDVQGCRNISPELACAIGALPTLHTVLMSKPGPYVTDGLKNRSPAPAFLPALMRKLRLH